The genome window TAATCCCGAAGACTGGTCAAATCTACGCCACCGCCTAGACCAGACCGACCGAACGGCTTTGCTTTTCCGCCTCTTGCGCTGGGGTTTGCCTATCCTATTTCTTTTGCTGACCGGAACGGGAATTTGGCTCTGGCAACATAATAAACAGACTAACGAGCAGCCTGTAACCCCAACAACTCTATCTGAATCTGGCAACGGACGTACCACTTCAGCTAACAAGTCTGGCCGTGTTGATCAATCAGGTTTTGAGGCAACGAAAACCGCGCCAACGTTGCCGCCTCTAATGGGTGGGACAGCCGGGCAGCGCGATAAAATTGCTTCCAATGGCGTTGAACTACCCAAGTCTACCGCTAGTCCAGAAGGTAGACTAACAGCTGAGCAAGCTGCCGAAACCGAACGAAGTTCTATGCAATTCACAAAAAAACCGCGGAATATTGTGGATAAGTCTGTGGATAAAGAGATTACTGTGGATAAGCGAGGGGAAAATCAGGCCTATAACGTACGTTACCCGCAGGGAAAGCGAGCTACCAACGTTTTGCTTCCTACACCTAATTTACAGGCAGGATACGCTAGTAAAGGCGCAACGCCCGCTTCCCGTTCGGCGCAACGCCGTGGTGCGTATCAATCGGCAAACGGTACTCCCACCGACCAGGTTAAAAATAGTTCAAGCGTTGACTCATCGAATGGACCGAATTGGTCAAGCAATCTGATCGCGGAGCGCTTCCATTTTTCATCTTCGCCAGATCCATTAGCCCCCCTGCTTCTCCGTTTGTCAGACAGCGCGCTTGCCCTTAAGGCGGAGCCTACTTATAAAACGTCCCGGCAAACAAAAACGCCGCGTTTCTCGCCTTTAAGCATTCGCCTTCAGTTTACGCCCGATCTAAATTTCATTGGCGGAAGCGGCCCAGCGGTGTCGCCCAATGTGGGAGTCTTTGTCGAATATCGCTTTACAAATCGGTTGCTCATTCAGGTTGGAGCCATGAAGGCCGTAAAAAAATATTACGCCTCTATGGAGGATTATAAGATACCCACCGACCATTGGTATCAAAAAGAAAGGCCCATTCGCATCGATGCCAATTGCACCATCATTGATATACCCATTAATGTGCGCTTCGATGTATTTGCATCAACCAATCAGCGCTGGTTTCTAAGCAGTGGCATTTCTTCCTATATCATGAAGAAAGAGAAGTATCACTATGAGTATGACCCTGTTCCTGCAAACAACAAATATCCGGGTTGGGAAGGCAACACGGGACGCGTCGATGCCAGCCATCTTAATTTTTCGGTAGGTTACGAGCGTTATTTCTCGCGGCGTTTGTCGTGGCAGGTTGAGCCTTTTCTGAAGACTCCGTTAAAAGGCGTTGGTTACGGAAAAGTGCGTTTGCTGAGTACCGGTATTTTTCTCTCTGCCCGATACAACATATAAATTTTCGTGATGCAGCCGTTATACAACACCAATTGATGTAATAACATAAAATGTAGTGATAATAAATCTAACCTGTGAACTAGTTTTGTTATGGAGATTCGTCAAAAAGAAACAATGAAGCGCGGTGATTTTTTGCGCAGTCTTGGCTTGAGCACCTCGGCCTTGATGGCTTTTTATTGCATGGGAACAATGACTTCCTGCTCGGGTGATGATCCGACACCGGATACGGGTAATCCAAGCACTGGCGCGGGCTTTACTGGCAATGCTGACCCCTCAAAAGGAGCCGTCAATTTTACACTTGATTTAACTAGTTCGGATTACAGCAAACTGAAAACCGCCGGTCAATTTGTTTCGGTTGGTAGCATTATCGTCGCCAATGCAGCGGGTAGCATGGTTGCTATT of Tellurirhabdus bombi contains these proteins:
- a CDS encoding PorT family protein, translated to MSSVDELPDDEGLDKLFRTSAEEFEPPYNPEDWSNLRHRLDQTDRTALLFRLLRWGLPILFLLLTGTGIWLWQHNKQTNEQPVTPTTLSESGNGRTTSANKSGRVDQSGFEATKTAPTLPPLMGGTAGQRDKIASNGVELPKSTASPEGRLTAEQAAETERSSMQFTKKPRNIVDKSVDKEITVDKRGENQAYNVRYPQGKRATNVLLPTPNLQAGYASKGATPASRSAQRRGAYQSANGTPTDQVKNSSSVDSSNGPNWSSNLIAERFHFSSSPDPLAPLLLRLSDSALALKAEPTYKTSRQTKTPRFSPLSIRLQFTPDLNFIGGSGPAVSPNVGVFVEYRFTNRLLIQVGAMKAVKKYYASMEDYKIPTDHWYQKERPIRIDANCTIIDIPINVRFDVFASTNQRWFLSSGISSYIMKKEKYHYEYDPVPANNKYPGWEGNTGRVDASHLNFSVGYERYFSRRLSWQVEPFLKTPLKGVGYGKVRLLSTGIFLSARYNI
- a CDS encoding QcrA and Rieske domain-containing protein; this encodes MEIRQKETMKRGDFLRSLGLSTSALMAFYCMGTMTSCSGDDPTPDTGNPSTGAGFTGNADPSKGAVNFTLDLTSSDYSKLKTAGQFVSVGSIIVANAAGSMVAIGRVCTHQGGSLSYRSGSNDFICDTHGGLYNTNGTVKAAPPTQPVVAYKTSLASDKLTVTA